The Immundisolibacter cernigliae genome has a window encoding:
- a CDS encoding DUF2066 domain-containing protein, giving the protein MRLPLPLVCVVLALGLCRPAAALDLYQASAPLADAGDAARTSAVTTAFGRVLGQVAGRPAAAALAQQPAGRAAAQLALLGFGSKTGPAGEPLIEARFEPRAVREFLAAQHVAILPDQRPTLLLWLLAGTDAGPTWVGADEPLELASMLAQAAADRGLPLLLPMLDLGERANLPASVDPADPASLAALSTAAARYRPDGVLYGRLDGGGERWRAELRLALPGKDDAVWSATGTSQQAAVDAALDRLALQLAPAAAPPDGPLAAVQIAIDGVDGMAAYGRVWEHLGQVPGLRGLRPLALGNGRAMFRFELAGGEAALAGRVEPGAPFARVAGEAPTYRYQP; this is encoded by the coding sequence ATGCGCCTGCCCCTGCCGCTCGTTTGCGTCGTCCTTGCGCTGGGTCTTTGCCGGCCCGCGGCGGCGCTCGATCTGTACCAGGCCAGCGCCCCGCTGGCAGACGCCGGTGATGCAGCCCGCACCAGCGCCGTGACAACTGCCTTCGGGCGCGTGCTGGGGCAGGTCGCCGGCCGTCCGGCGGCGGCAGCGCTGGCCCAGCAGCCGGCCGGACGCGCGGCCGCGCAGCTGGCGCTGCTGGGCTTCGGCAGCAAAACCGGCCCGGCTGGCGAGCCGCTGATCGAGGCCCGCTTCGAGCCGCGCGCGGTGCGCGAATTCCTGGCCGCCCAGCACGTCGCCATCTTGCCGGACCAGCGCCCGACCCTGCTGCTGTGGCTGCTGGCCGGCACCGATGCAGGACCGACCTGGGTCGGCGCCGACGAGCCGCTGGAGCTGGCATCCATGCTGGCGCAAGCCGCCGCCGACCGCGGCCTGCCGTTGCTGCTGCCGATGCTGGATCTGGGCGAGCGGGCCAATCTGCCGGCCAGCGTCGACCCCGCGGACCCGGCCAGCCTGGCCGCGCTGAGCACGGCCGCCGCCCGCTACCGGCCGGACGGCGTGCTCTATGGCCGGCTGGATGGCGGTGGCGAGCGCTGGCGGGCCGAGCTGCGCCTGGCGCTGCCCGGCAAGGACGATGCCGTGTGGTCCGCGACCGGCACGAGTCAGCAGGCGGCCGTGGATGCGGCGCTCGACCGGCTTGCCCTGCAGCTTGCGCCGGCCGCTGCGCCGCCCGATGGGCCGCTTGCGGCGGTGCAGATTGCCATCGACGGCGTCGATGGCATGGCCGCCTACGGACGCGTCTGGGAGCACCTGGGACAGGTGCCGGGCCTGCGCGGCCTGCGTCCGCTGGCGCTGGGCAACGGCCGGGCGATGTTCCGCTTCGAACTTGCCGGCGGCGAGGCCGCGCTGGCCGGCCGCGTGGAGCCGGGCGCACCGTTCGCGCGCGTGGCCGGCGAAGCCCCCACTTACCGGTATCAGCCATGA
- a CDS encoding AI-2E family transporter has product MTPLLQRRLLIGAVATGALVLVYLLGPVLAPFFGAALLAYIADPLVERLQRLLPRSWATALVFAVLSLAGLLALLFAIPALQRQLVSLLEQLPRFLDWLEQTLMPWLQAHLDLPPDMLSMASARAWLQDHWAQAGTYAAQGLGQLLTSGLGLIGILVNVVVVPVVTFYLLRDWPQLLARVDALLPHRWRPAVREFATDADRVLSGFLHGQLLVMLAQGTFYAVALSVVGLNQALLIGFAAGLVTFVPYLGGVIGLTLALIAGLVQFQDLPHLLAIGGVFAAGQLLESLLLTPLLVGDRLGLHPVAVIFAVMAGGQLFGFFGVLLALPVSAVLVVLLRRALTRYQDSAWYAQEPPC; this is encoded by the coding sequence ATGACCCCACTGCTGCAACGCCGCCTGCTGATCGGCGCCGTCGCCACTGGCGCGCTGGTTTTGGTGTATCTGTTGGGACCGGTGCTGGCGCCGTTTTTCGGTGCCGCCCTGCTGGCCTACATCGCCGACCCGCTGGTGGAACGCCTGCAGCGCCTGCTGCCCCGCAGCTGGGCCACCGCGCTGGTATTTGCCGTCCTGAGCCTGGCGGGACTGCTGGCGCTGCTGTTCGCCATTCCGGCCCTGCAACGCCAGCTGGTCAGCCTGCTGGAGCAACTGCCGCGTTTTCTGGACTGGCTGGAGCAGACCCTGATGCCGTGGTTGCAGGCACACCTGGACCTGCCGCCCGACATGCTGTCGATGGCCTCCGCCCGTGCCTGGTTGCAGGACCACTGGGCGCAGGCCGGCACCTACGCCGCGCAGGGGCTGGGGCAACTGCTCACTTCGGGGCTGGGACTGATCGGCATTCTGGTCAACGTGGTGGTGGTGCCCGTGGTGACCTTCTACCTGTTGCGTGACTGGCCGCAGCTGCTGGCACGCGTCGATGCCCTGTTGCCGCACCGCTGGCGGCCGGCGGTGCGCGAATTCGCCACCGATGCCGACCGCGTGCTCAGCGGCTTCCTGCACGGCCAACTGCTGGTGATGCTGGCGCAGGGGACGTTCTATGCGGTCGCGCTGTCGGTAGTCGGCCTGAATCAGGCGCTGCTGATCGGCTTTGCGGCCGGTCTGGTCACCTTCGTGCCCTACCTGGGCGGCGTGATCGGCCTCACCCTGGCGCTGATCGCCGGCCTGGTGCAGTTCCAGGATCTGCCGCATCTGCTGGCGATCGGCGGCGTTTTTGCTGCCGGCCAGCTGCTCGAAAGCCTGCTGCTGACGCCGCTGCTGGTCGGCGACCGCCTCGGCCTGCACCCGGTGGCGGTGATTTTCGCCGTCATGGCCGGCGGCCAGTTGTTTGGGTTCTTCGGCGTGCTGCTGGCGCTGCCGGTCAGCGCCGTGCTGGTGGTGCTGCTGCGCCGGGCGCTGACCCGCT